Proteins from a genomic interval of Quercus robur chromosome 9, dhQueRobu3.1, whole genome shotgun sequence:
- the LOC126701018 gene encoding uncharacterized protein LOC126701018 — translation MDEGIEIDASQDVYEEFIDTDGPVDDAEVLDVPLIKNNEEDCLTTVPIPEWFTSNTWDNINDPSPALGTGHLTSWHKGDHPATGMLFKNKASVQYVLTLYSVEHNKQYKVIKSDTNRLVVQCIHEACLWSIRANCSKKHGMWVISTCKGPHSCSSLQVATDGRIMDSKFISIALEKYVRKDLTRKVRDLRSMLHARHGHDVTMYKVWEAKQKAVACIYGDFDESYAELPRFLTALSDADPDTMTTLKCDPHVPGTCIFNSAFWAFGPCIRGFRHCKPVISIDATHLYGKYEGKLLIAMATNGNNEVYPLAFAVVESESTETWGWFLACLLTYVTDWTNLCIIFDRHHGIQSCFDDTTRGYLEPPLTHHRYCLCHLVSNVNTNFNSVPLKNLVWNTATVNQVRKFENTMDCIKNVNSDAYNYLKEVNQEKWTLVHDHGHRYGAMTTNLSECFNGVLKGARSLPITTMVKFTFYKVNSYFDER, via the coding sequence ATGGACGAGGGAATTGAAATTGATGCCAGCCAAGATGTGTATGAAGAGTTCATTGATACTGATGGACCGGTGGATGACGCGGAGGTCTTAGATGTACCACTGATCAAAAACAACGAGGAGGATTGCCTTACAACAGTTCCTATCCCAGAATGGTTCACATCAAACACATGGGACAATATTAATGACCCATCACCTGCATTGGGTACAGGACATCTTACAAGTTGGCATAAAGGTGACCACCCAGCAACAGGGATGCTATTCAAGAATAAAGCCTCTGTTCAATATGTGTTGACCCTCTACTCTGTGGAGCATAATAAGCAATACAAGGTCATCAAGTCTGACACCAATAGGCTGGTAGTGCAGTGCATACATGAGGCATGTTTGTGGTCAATTCGGGCCAATTGTAGCAAGAAGCACGGGATGTGGGTTATCAGTACATGTAAGGGTCCCCATAGTTGCTCATCCCTCCAAGTAGCGACTGATGGGCGGATAATGGATTCAAAGTTCATCTCCATTGCACTTGAGAAGTATGTACGGAAGGACCTAACCCGAAAGGTAAGGGACTTACGTAGTATGCTACATGCAAGGCATGGGCATGATGTAACTATGTACAAGGTTTGGGAAGCCAAACAAAAGGCAGTTGCGTGTATTTACGGGGATTTTGACGAGTCGTACGCGGAATTGCCACGATTTCTAACTGCATTGTCCGATGCAGATCCAGACACTATGACCACGTTAAAGTGTGACCCCCATGTCCCGGGGACTTGTATATTCAACTCCGCATTTTGGGCTTTCGGTCCGTGTATTAGAGGGTTCAGGCATTGCAAGCCGGTGATAAGCATAGATGCAACGCACCTCTATGGCAAGTACGAAGGAAAGCTGTTGATAGCAATGGCAACAAATGGTAACAACGAGGTTTATCCACTCGCATTTGCCGTTGTCGAAAGCGAGAGCACGGAGACATGGGGATGGTTCTTGGCATGCCTGTTGACCTATGTTACAGATTGGACCAATTTGTGTATAATATTCGACAGGCATCATGGGATACAATCATGCTTCGATGACACCACTAGGGGCTACTTGGAACCGCCCTTAACCCACCACCGGTATTGCCTCTGCCATTTAGTAAGTAATGTTAACACTAACTTCAATAGTGTGCCGTTGAAGAACTTGGTATGGAACACAGCAACTGTGAATCAAGTTAGGAAGTTTGAGAACACCATGGATTGCATCAAGAATGTCAACTCGGATGCGTACAACTATCTTAAGGAGGTAAATCAAGAAAAGTGGACACTTGTACATGACCATGGGCACCGAtatggggcaatgacaaccaacctGTCAGAGTGCTTCAATGGGGTACTTAAGGGCGCACGTAGCTTGCCCATAACTACAATGGTGAAGTTTACATTTTACAAGGTGAACTCATACTTTGACGAACGTTGA
- the LOC126701019 gene encoding uncharacterized protein LOC126701019 — translation MSAQQQLYTVETQSSLLNTGGGDHTHRVSLMDMTCTCGKWEANKIPCSHLIAVCAKHNHDATEYMDCFYRVEERYHSYEPIFQPLKDRLEWPEPAERRTVMPNQQLIREKGRPKSTRIRNEMDDEDRKLPTSLWIENGPKLNVGCVAKRVITVVHVRLEMWHEQAMVLCSRFVIVAKV, via the exons ATGAGTGCGCAACAACAGTTATATACAGTGGAGACACAGTCTTCACTGTTGAACACTGGTGGGGGAGATCACACCCATAGGGTTTCCCTCATGGACATGACATGCACGTGTGGCAAATGGGAAGCAAACAAGATCCCCTGTTCCCACTTGATAGCAGTTTGTGCCAAACACAATCATGATGCCACTGAGTATATGGATTGTTTCTACCGCGTTGAAGAACGGTATCACAGCTATGAGCCGATATTCCAACCACTGAAAGATAGGTTAGAATGGCCGGAGCCAGCAGAAAGGAGAACCGTGATGCCAAACCAGCAGTTGATCCGTGAGAAAGGTCGGCCAAAGTCCACGAGAATCCGCAATGAGATGGATGACGAGGATAGGAAGTTGCCAACCTCATTGTGGATTGAGAATGGACCAAAGTTAAATGTGGGTTGTGTCGCCAAGAGGGTCATAACCGTCGTACATGTCCGACTTGAAATGTGGCATGAACAAGCCATGGTGCTATGTAGCAG ATTTGTAATTGTCGCCAAGGTGTAA
- the LOC126701017 gene encoding serine/threonine-protein phosphatase 7 long form homolog, whose product MGALLFMDKSVDRVSLVPLQLLNPISNARQYSWGSAALAWLYRQLCGALKKDAMQIGGALLLVQLWAYSRWSGPKCTAEHATHVLAAYRASLATLRAKQIVWEPYTHTLGSLLAYCTAGQHIWRAEVPLIYFWIVEWHHPKRVLRQFGMKQPVRRVVDTSTTLHKISLQGKWEKNHVPFIQQWANRENVVRRSSLLDGDDTYLVEYMMWYNRNTRWYITPESAYWELMVRTMIRSIQRCDEGSDMHTDLKFTLELVEELGRLKLVNALAEAVGIAT is encoded by the exons ATGGGGGCCCTTTTGTTCATGGACAAGTCTGTGGACCGGGTCTCACTGGTGCCTCTGCAGTTGCTCAACCCAATCAGCAATGCGAGACAGTATAGCTGGGGTAGTGCAGCATTGGCCTGGCTGTATAGGCAACTTTGTGGTGCATTGAAGAAGGATGCGATGCAGATTGGAGGAGCACTCTTGTTGGTGCAGCTATGGGCCTATTCAAG GTGGAGCGGGCCAAAATGCACCGCAGAGCATGCCACACACGTCCTTGCTGCGTACCGGGCGTCACTGGCTACATTACGGGCCAAGCAG ATTGTATGGGAACCGTACACGCATACGCTGGGCTCCCTACTTGCGTATTGCACTGCTGGGCAGCATATTTGGAGGGCCGAGGTGCCATTGATATACTTTTGGATAGTGGAGTGGCATCATCCTAAGCGGGTCCTTCGTCAGTTTGGGATGAAGCAACCAGTTCGACGTGTCGTGGATACGTCGACTACCCTTCACAAGATATCCCTCCAGGGTAAATGGGAGAAGAACCATGTGCCCTTTATTCAGCAATGGGCCAATCGAGAGAATGTAGTTCGCAGGTCCTCTCTCCTAGACGGTGATGATACGTACCTCGTTGAGTACATGATGTGGTACAATCGCAACACAAGGTGGTACATAACACCAGAGTCTGCGTACTGGGAACTCATG GTTCGGACGATGATTAGGTCTATACAGAGGTGTGATGAAGGTTCTGACATGCACACTGACCTTAAATTTACACTAGAGCTTGTGGAGGAGCTAGGCCGACTTAAATTGGTGAATGCGCTTGCAGAAGCAGTTGGCATTGCTACATAG